In one window of Macadamia integrifolia cultivar HAES 741 chromosome 2, SCU_Mint_v3, whole genome shotgun sequence DNA:
- the LOC122057754 gene encoding disease resistance protein Roq1-like: MEPHVGFSSYDVFINFRGEDTRNKFVGHLHGALKYRGIHAFIDSKGLWKGDDIGLDLLRAIEGSKLSIAIFSERYAESKWCLWDLAHILEYSQIIFPIFFKIKTSDVKNQTGSFEISPQRYGNEVPETLRRWKDSLRAIGDKNGWVFEDGDESELVRSVVQNAWIRLNMIPLIGVKHPIGLEARIDSLSIDIARTTGGLPLPLEVLGSGLSIKKDKEVWKSMHHILEQIPHNNVYGKLKISYDNLQDDIEKAMFLDAACFFIGWEEETVISIWEACGFEPKYRIEVLNRKSLLKTDLRYGLFRKAWNNGLENKMFQQLKILKLSCCFPLSESPNFSCVPHLERLYLDDCSYLISLDESIGGLQQLAYLNLGWCYSLKTLPNSVCRLSSLEKLILTHCTSLNELPGSIGDLKESLVELSLDRTNIKALSNSVGLLKKLEVLDLSLCHGLVGLPRSLENMTSLRYIDLSGRDKLPYISMLPSSLIELRFRCKSLVSFPDMRNMRKLQLLCLKDFCVKGEAVQRIQEDNSL; encoded by the exons ATGGAGCCACATGTTGGATTTTCAAGCTATGACGTGTTTATCAATTTTAGAGGGGAAGACACCCGCAATAAATTTGTTGGCCACCTTCACGGAGCTCTAAAGTATCGTGGAATCCATGCTTTCATTGACAGCAAAGGTCTGTGGAAAGGAGATGATATTGGGCTGGATCTTCTCAGAGCTATAGAAGGCTCCAAGCTCTCAATTGCTATCTTCAGTGAAAGATACGCAGAAAGCAAATGGTGCCTTTGGGACCTCGCTCACATACTGGAATACAGTCAAAtcattttccccattttcttcaagATTAAGACATCAGACGTTAAGAATCAGACTGGAAGTTTTGAGATTTCACCGCAGAGATATGGCAACGAGGTGCCCGAAACTTTGCGGAGATGGAAGGACTCTTTACGAGCGATAGGAGATAAAAATGGATGGGTTTTTGAAGATGG GGATGAATCAGAGTTAGTGAGGTCAGTTGTTCAAAATGCATGGATCCGATTGAATATGATCCCCTTAATTGGTGTTAAACACCCTATTGGATTGGAAGCCCGCATAGATTCT CTTTCAATTGACATAGCACGCACTACAGGAGGACTACCCTTACCCTTGGAGGTTTTGGGTTCTGGTCTATCTatcaaaaaagataaagaagtatGGAAAAGCATGCATCATATATTGGAACAAATTCCTCATAATAATGTCTATGGAAAGTTAAAGATAAGCTACGATAATCTGCAAGATGATATTGAGAAAGCTATGTTTCTTGATGCTGCCTGCTTTTTCATAGGATGGGAGGAAGAAACAGTAATTTCAATATGGGAAGCTTGTGGCTTTGAACCGAAATACCGTATAGAAGTTCTCAATAGAAAATCCCTCTTAAAGACTG ATTTAAGATATGGCTTGTTTAGAAAAGCTTGGAACAATGGGCTTGAAAATAAG ATGTTTCAACAATTGAAAATTCTTAAACTCAGTTGTTGTTTCCCTCTGTCTGAGTCTCCCAACTTCTCATGTGTTCCTCACTTAGAGAGGTTGTATCTTGATGATTGCTCATATTTGATTAGTTTAGATGAATCTATTGGGGGGCTCCAACAGCTCGCTTACTTGAACTTGGGATGGTGCTATTCTCTTAAAACACTCCCAAACAGTGTATGTAGGTTGAGTTCTCTCGAGAAGCTTATTCTCACTCACTGCACTTCTCTCAATGAGTTGCCTGGATCTATTGGTGATCTAAAAGAATCTTTAGTTGAGCTTTCCTTGGACAGGACAAATATTAAAGCATTGTCTAACAGTGTTGGACTATTAAAAAAGCTGGAGGTATTGGATCTTTCGCTCTGCCATGGGCTAGTGGGTCTGCCAAGGTCTCTAGAGAATATGACATCTTTGCGTTACATTGACCTTAGTGGACGTGACAAGCTTCCATACATATCAATGCTGCCCTCGAGTTTAATTGAACTTCGTTTTCGTTGCAAATCATTGGTAAGTTTCCCAGACATGCGAAATATGAGAAAGTTGCAGTTATTATGCCTTAAAGATTTTTGTGTAAAGGGCGAAGCTGTTCagaggattcaagaggacaatTCACTCTGA
- the LOC122072254 gene encoding ABC transporter B family member 15-like yields MTGKAKSSSKSKTNSILTIFRHADCKDVWLMVLGFIGAVGDGFSTPTLLYFNGIVFNKFGSFSSINSRDIVRKTNQTSLYLLYVACGSLVAAFMEGYCWTRTGERQATRMRARYLKAVLRQDIGYFDLQVASTTQVVTSVSNDTLVIQVFLSEKLPNFIMNATTFVGCYVIAFLLMWRLALVALPFVMLVIAPGLICGRILMGMGKKVGEEYGKAGSIVEQAVSSIRTVYSFVGESRIMSEFSTALQGCVRLGLKQGLVKGMAIGSNSIVYSIWSFMFWYGSKLVMYHGGRGGTIFTVAACIAIGGISLGSGFVNLKHLSEASAAGERIMQIVKRVPKIDSDNNEGQVLQNISGEVEFKHIEFGYPSRPENAILRDFSLIVPAGRTVALVGGSGSGKSTIISLLQRFYDPLSGEILLDGFNIVKLQLKWLRSQMGLVSQEPALFTTSIKENILFGKEDATMDEVVEAAKSANAHSFISLLPQGYDTQVGEGGTQLSGGQKQRIAIARAVIRAPKILLLDEATSALDSESERIVQEALDKAVVGRTTIVIAHRLSTIHNAEMIAVVQNGHIMESGSHEELIQYENGLYTSLVRHHHHHQQQQTEEKTKEEESPLTHLSSFPLSKYDKINVTKRKLSSQSRSNSAISAATSNQISEGGEINAEQEFPVPSFRRLLLLNLPEWKQAILGCISAVLVGLVQPVFSFLMGSMISVYFLPSHEEIKSKVRMYSFLFLGLTLFSFVVYTCEHYHFAVMGESLTRRIRERMLSKVLTFEVGWFDQDSNSTGAVCSRLAKDANMVRSLVGDRMALLVQTFSAVTIACTIGIIIAWRLAIVMMASQPLFILCNYFQLVLLKKMSNKAIKAQEESSKLAADATLNIRTVTVFSSQRRVLDLLAKAQEGPRRDSICQAWLAGIVLGISQGLIYCSRAFEFWYGGKLISEGYITVKAFLETFFTLIITGRIIVEAASMTADLAKGADAVSSVFAVLDRNTRIETENPKGYQPEMLIGQVELRDVHFSYPERPNVVIFQGFSLSIEARKSTALVGQSGSGKSTIIGLIERFYDASEGTVEIDGRDIKAYHLRSLRKRIGLVNQEPTLFAATIRDNIAYGAFDGGKVDEVEIIEAAKTANAHDFITSLKDGYDTWCGDRGVQLSGGQKQRIAIARAILKNPAVLLLDEATSALDSASEKVVQEALERVMVGRTSVVVAHRLSTIQKCDEIVVMEGGKVVEKGTHSALLAAGPTGAYYSLLKLQKAPNTEKHH; encoded by the exons GG AGGGATATTGCTGGACAAGAACGGGAGAGAGACAAGCCACAAGGATGAGAGCAAGATACTTGAAAGCTGTCTTAAGGCAAGACATTGGTTACTTCGACCTGCAAGTGGCCAGCACCACCCAAGTGGTCACCAGTGTCTCCAACGACACCCTTGTCATTCAAGTCTTCCTTAGTGAGAAG TTGCCCAACTTCATAATGAACGCGACGACCTTTGTTGGGTGCTACGTGATAGCGTTTTTGTTGATGTGGAGGCTGGCCCTGGTAGCCCTACCATTTGTAATGCTTGTGATAGCTCCAGGCTTGATATGTGGAAGGATTCTCATGGGTATGGGAAAGAAAGTGGGAGAAGAGTATGGTAAAGCTGGTAGTATAGTGGAGCAGGCTGTGTCGTCGATTAGGACAGTATACTCTTTCGTTGGAGAAAGCAGGATCATGAGTGAGTTCTCAACAGCACTACAAGGGTGTGTAAGGCTTGGGTTGAAGCAGGGTTTGGTGAAGGGTATGGCGATTGGAAGCAATAGCATTGTCTACTCTATTTGGTCTTTCATGTTTTGGTATGGAAGCAAATTAGTGATGTACCATGGTGGGCGAGGAGGAACCATATTCACTGTTGCAGCCTGCATCGCCATTGGTGGCAT ATCACTAGGCAGTGGGTTTGTGAACTTGAAGCACCTCTCTGAAGCTAGTGCTGCTGGAGAACGTATAATGCAGATAGTAAAGAGGGTACCAAAAATAGATTCAGACAATAATGAAGGCCAGGTTCTACAAAACATTTCAGGGGAGGTTGAATTCAAACACATAGAATTCGGGTACCCATCCAGACCAGAGAATGCAATTCTCAGAGATTTCTCACTCATTGTACCAGCAGGAAGGACAGTTGCTTTAGTTGGAGGGAGTGGTTCTGGAAAGTCTACAATAATCTCTTTGTTGCAGAGGTTTTATGACCCACTTAGTGGAGAAATACTTCTTGATGGGTTCAACATTGTTAAACTTCAGCTCAAATGGCTTCGATCTCAAATGGGTTTAGTGAGCCAAGAACCAGCTTTATTTACTACCTCCATTAAAGAAAACATACTCTTTGGCAAAGAAGACGCAACCATGGATGAGGTAGTTGAAGCAGCAAAATCTGCAAATGCTCACAGTTTCATTTCTCTACTACCACAAGGATATGATACCCAG GTTGGTGAAGGAGGCACTCAGTTATCAGGAGGACAAAAACAGAGGATAGCAATTGCAAGAGCGGTGATTAGAGCCCCAAAGATCCTTCTATTGGATGAGGCGACAAGTGCATTAGATTCAGAATCAGAGAGAATTGTTCAAGAAGCACTTGACAAGGCTGTGGTAGGCCGAACGACAATTGTTATTGCTCACCGTCTTTCAACAATTCACAATGCTGAGATGATCGCTGTAGTTCAGAATGGGCACATCATGGAATCAGGGTCACATGAAGAGTTGATCCAATATGAGAACGGATTGTACACTTCATTAGTTagacaccaccaccaccaccaacaacaacaaacagaggagaaaaccaaagaggaagagagccCATTGACACACCTATCATCATTTCCCCTCTCAAAATATGATAAGATCAACGTCACCAAGCGCAAGCTCTCCTCACAAAGTAGATCCAACTCTGCAATCTCAGCagcaacatcaaatcaaatATCAGAAGGAGGAGAAATCAATGCTGAACAAGAATTTCCAGTGCCCTCTTTTCGAAGATTATTGCTTCTTAATCTTCCAGAGTGGAAACAAGCAATCTTGGGATGCATTAGCGCAGTGTTGGTGGGCTTAGTGCAGCCCGTGTTCTCATTCCTGATGGGTAGTATGATATCAGTCTATTTCTTGCCCAGTCATGAGGAGATCAAGTCGAAGGTGAGGATGTACTCGTTCTTATTCCTTGGCTTGACTCTATTCTCATTCGTCGTATACACATGCGAACACTACCACTTCGCTGTGATGGGTGAATCCCTAACAAGGAGGATCAGAGAAAGAATGTTGTCTAAGGTTCTTACTTTCGAAGTAGGGTGGTTCGATCAAGATAGCAACTCTACTGGGGCAGTTTGTTCTAGACTCGCAAAGGATGCTAACATG GTCAGGTCACTCGTTGGGGATCGAATGGCTCTTCTCGTACAAACCTTCTCAGCAGTAACCATTGCATGCACCATTGGTATAATCATTGCATGGAGGCTTGCGATTGTAATGATGGCCAGTCAACCCCTTTTCATCCTCTGCAACTACTTCCAACTGGTTCTGCTCAAGAAAATGTCAAACAAAGCCATCAAAGCCCAAGAAGAAAGTAGCAAACTTGCGGCAGATGCAACCTTAAACATCCGAACAGTCACAGTTTTCTCCTCCCAACGTCGAGTACTCGATTTGCTAGCCAAAGCTCAAGAAGGTCCACGAAGAGATAGCATTTGTCAAGCATGGCTTGCAGGAATTGTCCTCGGCATCAGCCAAGGCCTCATATACTGCAGCCGAGCCTTCGAGTTCTGGTATGGTGGAAAGCTCATCTCTGAGGGTTACATTACAGTTAAGgccttccttgaaactttcttTACCTTAATTATCACCGGCCGTATCATCGTCGAAGCCGCCAGCATGACCGCCGACTTGGCGAAAGGAGCTGACGCCGTTAGCTCTGTATTTGCCGTGTTGGATCGGAACACTCGGATTGAAACCGAAAACCCGAAAGGATATCAGCCCGAAATGTTGATCGGTCAGGTGGAGCTCCGAGACGTTCACTTTTCATATCCAGAAAGACCCAACGTCGTCATCTTCCAAGGGTTCTCACTTAGCATTGAAGCAAGAAAGTCAACGGCGTTGGTGGGCCAAAGTGGTTCAGGGAAATCAACAATCATTGGCCTGATAGAGAGATTCTATGATGCATCGGAAGGAACGGTGGAGATCGATGGAAGGGATATAAAGGCGTACCATCTCCGGTCTTTGAGGAAACGCATTGGCCTGGTGAATCAAGAGCCAACTTTATTCGCAGCCACAATCAGAGATAATATAGCCTATGGCGCCTTTGATGGAGGTAAGGTTGACGAGGTTGAAATTATAGAAGCAGCAAAGACAGCCAACGCTCATGATTTCATCACGTCACTTAAAGATGGATACGATACATGGTGTGGCGATAGAGGGGTGCAGTTATCTGGAGGACAGAAGCAGCGGATTGCGATAGCCCGAGCTATACTAAAAAATCCTGCGGTGTTGCTGTTGGATGAAGCCACGAGCGCGTTAGACAGCGCGTCGGAGAAGGTGGTGCAGGAAGCATTAGAGCGAGTGATGGTGGGGAGGACGAGCGTGGTCGTGGCACATCGATTGAGTACCATACAGAAATGTGATGAGATTGTGGTAATGGAAGGAGGGAAGGTGGTGGAGAAAGGGACCCACTCAGCTCTTTTGGCTGCGGGACCGACTGGTGCTTACTACTCCCTTCTTAAGCTCCAAAAGGCGCCTAATACTGAGAAACATCATTGA